Proteins from a single region of Mumia flava:
- the fbaA gene encoding class II fructose-bisphosphate aldolase, translating to MPVATPEVYAEMLDKAKRESFAYPAINVSSSQTLNAALAGFAEAESDGIIQISTGGAEYLSGPTVKDMVSGSLAFAAFAQEVAKKYPINVALHTDHCPKDKLDGFVRPLLAASEERVASGGLPYFQSHMWDGSAVPLEENLQIAEDLLAHCAKAQVVLEIEVGVVGGEEDGVENAINEKLYTSPDDALAIVEALGTGDKGRYLTALTFGNVHGVYKPGNVKLRPSVLDVAQKAVAEKYGQERAFDFVFHGGSGSSAEEIAEAVSYGVIKMNVDTDTQYAFTRPVADHMFRSYDGVLKVDGEVGNKKTYDPRAWGKAAEAGMAARVVEACSNLSSTGTKL from the coding sequence ATGCCGGTCGCCACGCCCGAGGTCTACGCCGAGATGCTGGACAAGGCGAAGCGTGAGTCGTTCGCCTACCCCGCCATCAACGTGAGCTCGTCGCAGACGCTGAACGCCGCGCTCGCCGGGTTCGCCGAGGCCGAGAGCGACGGCATCATCCAGATCTCGACCGGCGGCGCGGAGTACCTCTCCGGTCCGACCGTGAAGGACATGGTCTCCGGCTCGCTCGCGTTCGCAGCGTTCGCCCAGGAGGTCGCGAAGAAGTACCCGATCAACGTCGCGCTGCACACCGACCACTGCCCGAAGGACAAGCTCGACGGCTTCGTACGGCCGCTGCTGGCGGCGAGCGAGGAGCGGGTCGCGTCCGGCGGCCTGCCGTACTTCCAGTCGCACATGTGGGACGGCTCCGCCGTGCCGCTTGAGGAGAACCTCCAGATCGCCGAGGACCTGCTCGCGCACTGCGCGAAGGCCCAGGTCGTCCTCGAGATCGAGGTCGGTGTCGTCGGCGGCGAAGAGGACGGCGTCGAGAACGCCATCAACGAGAAGCTCTACACCTCGCCCGACGACGCCCTCGCGATCGTCGAGGCGCTCGGGACCGGCGACAAGGGCCGCTACCTGACCGCACTCACCTTCGGCAACGTGCACGGCGTCTACAAGCCCGGCAACGTCAAGCTGCGCCCGTCCGTGCTCGACGTCGCGCAGAAGGCCGTCGCCGAGAAGTACGGCCAGGAGCGCGCGTTCGACTTCGTATTCCACGGCGGCTCCGGCTCGAGCGCCGAGGAGATCGCCGAGGCGGTCTCGTACGGCGTGATCAAGATGAACGTCGACACCGACACCCAGTACGCCTTCACCCGCCCGGTCGCGGACCACATGTTCCGCAGCTACGACGGGGTGCTGAAGGTCGACGGCGAGGTCGGCAACAAGAAGACGTACGACCCCCGCGCCTGGGGCAAGGCGGCCGAGGCCGGGATGGCGGCGCGGGTCGTCGAGGCCTGCTCGAACCTGTCCTCCACCGGGACGAAGCTCTGA
- a CDS encoding diacylglycerol/lipid kinase family protein, with the protein MPQVLIVANATAGSADDEVLDSAVGLLRARGDVDVVRTGGPDELQAALRERPAVDVVVAAGGDGSLHALIAALHTLDRLGDVVVGLLPLGTGNDFARTLGLDEDPLTVAAAMLDADPVPLDLAVDDDGGVVVNALHVGVGAEATRAAEPLKKWLGPLGYPVGALRRGLFGPARTMTVAVDGRVLDGGDDVIQVAVGVGRFVGGGTPLLPEADPTDGLLDVTISHAARFGRRVAYGLKMLRGTHTRLRDTVSVRAREVTISGRDLVWNVDGETGDGLRERTWRLQHGAYRMLVPAGGGDGTGPDLATTREAD; encoded by the coding sequence ATGCCCCAGGTCCTGATCGTCGCGAACGCGACCGCCGGCAGCGCCGACGACGAGGTGCTCGACTCCGCCGTCGGGCTGCTGCGCGCTCGTGGAGACGTCGACGTGGTCCGCACCGGTGGACCGGACGAGCTGCAGGCGGCGCTGCGAGAGCGTCCCGCCGTGGACGTGGTGGTCGCAGCCGGCGGCGACGGGTCGCTGCACGCGCTGATCGCGGCGCTGCACACGCTGGACCGGCTCGGCGACGTCGTCGTCGGGCTGCTGCCGCTCGGGACCGGCAACGACTTCGCCCGCACCCTGGGGCTCGACGAGGATCCGCTGACCGTGGCGGCCGCCATGCTCGACGCCGACCCGGTCCCGCTCGATCTCGCGGTCGACGACGACGGCGGGGTGGTCGTCAACGCCCTGCACGTCGGCGTCGGCGCGGAGGCCACCCGTGCCGCGGAGCCGCTGAAGAAGTGGCTCGGCCCGCTCGGCTACCCGGTCGGGGCGCTGCGGCGCGGCCTGTTCGGACCCGCGCGGACCATGACGGTGGCGGTCGACGGCCGTGTCCTCGACGGCGGCGACGACGTGATCCAGGTGGCGGTCGGGGTGGGCCGGTTCGTCGGCGGCGGGACGCCGTTGCTCCCCGAGGCCGACCCGACCGACGGGCTGCTGGACGTGACGATCTCGCACGCGGCCCGGTTCGGGCGGCGGGTCGCGTACGGGCTGAAGATGCTCCGGGGCACCCATACGAGGCTTCGCGACACGGTCAGCGTGCGCGCCCGCGAGGTGACGATCAGCGGGCGTGACCTGGTGTGGAACGTCGACGGCGAGACCGGCGACGGGCTGCGCGAGCGGACCTGGCGGCTGCAGCACGGCGCGTACCGGATGCTCGTGCCCGCCGGCGGGGGCGACGGCACCGGCCCGGACCTCGCCACGACACGAGAAGCGGATTAA
- a CDS encoding DUF3151 domain-containing protein — protein sequence MTNLLGEPPETLLPDDPAASAVGTPQEVARAHPASSLAWARCAEEALASDDDVVAYAFARTGYHRGLDALRRNGWKGHGPVPWSHPGNQGFLRALAALATASERIGDDEEAHRCREFLRESSREGYDTLIGG from the coding sequence ATGACGAACCTTCTCGGCGAGCCCCCGGAGACCCTCCTTCCCGACGACCCGGCAGCCTCGGCCGTCGGCACCCCGCAGGAGGTCGCGCGGGCCCACCCGGCCTCCAGCCTCGCGTGGGCGCGCTGCGCCGAGGAGGCGCTCGCGTCCGACGACGACGTCGTGGCGTACGCGTTCGCGCGGACCGGCTACCACCGCGGGCTGGACGCGCTGCGGCGCAACGGCTGGAAGGGCCACGGGCCGGTCCCGTGGTCGCACCCCGGCAACCAGGGGTTCCTTCGGGCGCTGGCCGCACTCGCGACGGCGTCGGAGCGGATCGGTGACGACGAGGAGGCGCACCGCTGCCGGGAGTTCCTCCGCGAGTCCAGCCGCGAGGGCTACGACACCCTGATCGGCGGCTGA